One Saccharomyces kudriavzevii IFO 1802 strain IFO1802 genome assembly, chromosome: 7 DNA segment encodes these proteins:
- the SKDI07G1200 gene encoding uncharacterized protein (similar to Saccharomyces cerevisiae YGL140C; ancestral locus Anc_1.90), translated as MSLKLRLARFQKLWLYYFPCDRVLAKRICKSTVNTTVAFIFCLIPKITAHLGAAPAMLPMISVIVHPGRRVGGTIHGAIYCTTGLIFGLAYAIFGRFLAQQCLGSSWHELTEAQQHVSNYKRYEAGLAVLAVFEVIMLFFHGWMRSVSHYYFGIVFPLFVVVHFAFMDPLNETAGTIAKAYSTPFYMGIAMSIFWNLVLFPEWGTTYLGNTTIDAMNELHKSIDYSINFFIAVDPHNNSQLYSRDPVSLGKLLKMKTSIASKVSNCRVVLHECIYEFTYAYVSPTKLKPIIHALENLTVYINGLVNTCQLEFILLARNDNKLKPDDVAALTLPKNKEISFANAEKLLKVIDKLHPVIYSLHRTMSECMYMAKLVLAHAFDVNVSRVHSCSMFKDGNFPTFNNNANNLPNDVDIQNKINDLRHALEECKAKFKSEMLGFDFDIMNPSDEMFLLSSFLLNFRQTADSTLTIMESVKDILVKRQKQEKKGWLRGKRLWFLVLTNYETFSIWLKGDRNSVTENDTLKGTFNGTTNGFAHDTVIRRPDYEETELLSQRVSSNKNLARDDTSLDLPITSEPKRNSSSTSTTSSSSASSLRKTTTFGTSRTSKKQVKFSFMSMLISIDKFCEVSHPHFRFGFQVAIALMLASFPMFIPKTRQWYIDYRGTWIGFVCILCLEPSVGGTFWVFFLRAVGVIFGAAWGYLSYVAGVNQTNPYLETVITVFGAIPGFYYLLGTPYVKAAIIEIISIYIVMLAAILPSQDDILTSFAKRCLAVGYGGGVALIVQVFFFPLKAREQLNEEISFVCGCISEMELLYATGLEGEEVANSMSESKYQKIEKISKSAKEALARATAYKGLTRQEPRLKGEYTELENVFTQVIFIQKQIIERIDTISLLRKQNGSVVVEEFNSAVYPYRRQMVGSISCLMRALQEAFINKTPLPQFLPSARIAHRRLINKVRQTLRIKYPGQISSLTDETKNLNKGGYAGYDDEENEDNDGLVMKMNRRWQGNTRASPHEYVLKEKFLSWNASSAASEEIIEYIEELLNLTKILVGVNEFKYGFLSRPLYEDWAAEAVTGFDDFINGKSKPKKAWRNTTPFDGTSIISEGNESLQSSNSNESQISPDSTRSYEPERPMAYEQNDISTALNLSRIASHKAGQNSEGLPKTFRNRAFSIASTSGQLSSLSRHSTLGNADPNYLNDESSDDDLPLALKMVLSHMKDKKD; from the coding sequence ATGTCGCTTAAGTTGAGGTTAGCTAGGTTCCAGAAGTTATGgctttattattttccttgTGACAGGGTCCTTGCGAAGAGAATATGTAAATCGACCGTTAATACAACAGTGGCTTTCATATTTTGCTTGATTCCCAAGATCACAGCACATCTGGGAGCAGCACCTGCGATGCTGCCGATGATTTCCGTTATCGTTCATCCTGGGAGAAGGGTGGGGGGTACCATTCACGGTGCTATCTACTGTACAACGGGGTTGATATTTGGACTTGCTTATGCAATCTTCGGCAGATTTCTGGCACAGCAATGCCTGGGTAGTTCTTGGCACGAGTTGACAGAGGCGCAACAGCATGTGTCGAATTATAAGAGATATGAAGCAGGATTGGCCGTTTTGGCCGTTTTCGAAGTGattatgctttttttccatgGTTGGATGAGGTCTGTATCTCATTACTACTTTGGTATTGTCTTCCCCCTTTTCGTTGTAGTTCATTTCGCATTTATGGATCCGCTGAATGAAACAGCAGGTACTATTGCTAAAGCTTACAGTACACCTTTCTATATGGGTATTGCGATGtcgattttttggaatctTGTATTATTTCCTGAGTGGGGAACTACATATTTGGGTAACACCACTATTGACGCTATGAATGAGCTTCACAAATCCATCGATTATtctataaatttttttattgcagTGGATCCGCACAACAATAGCCAGTTGTACAGCAGAGATCCCGTTTCTCTAGGGAAGCTTTTAAAGATGAAGACATCAATTGCCTCCAAAGTAAGTAATTGTCGAGTGGTCCTTCATGAGTGTATTTATGAGTTTACCTATGCTTATGTATCACCAACTAAACTGAAACCAATTATCCAtgctttggaaaatttaaCAGTTTACATTAATGGATTAGTTAATACATGTCAATTGGAATTTATCTTGTTAGCAAGAAATGATAACAAACTCAAGCCTGACGATGTTGCAGCTTTGACACTTCcgaagaataaagaaattagCTTTGCaaatgctgaaaaattactaAAAGTTATCGATAAGCTACATCCGGTGATTTACAGTTTACATCGAACAATGAGTGAGTGTATGTATATGGCAAAATTGGTACTTGCTCATGCATTCGATGTAAATGTCTCAAGAGTTCACTCTTGTTCAATGTTCAAGGATGGTAACTTTCCCACATTCAATAATAATGCGAATAACTTGCCCAATGATGTcgatattcaaaataagATCAATGATCTGAGGCACGCATTGGAGGAATGCAAagcaaaattcaaatcGGAAATGTTGGGATTTGACTTTGATATTATGAATCCCAGCGATgaaatgtttttattgtCCAGCTTTCTATTAAACTTTAGACAAACCGCAGATTCAACATTGACCATCATGGAATCCGTTAAAGATATTTTGGTGAAACGACAgaaacaagagaagaaaggCTGGTTGAGAGGCAAGAGACTTTGGTTTTTAGTACTGACGAATTATGAGACATTTTCCATCTGGTTAAAAGGTGATAGGAATTCAGTGACCGAAAATGATACACTGAAGGGTACTTTCAATGGTACTACAAATGGTTTTGCTCACGATACAGTAATCAGAAGACCAGATTATGAAGAAACTGAACTTCTCTCTCAAAGAGTTTCATCGAACAAAAACCTTGCAAGGGACGACACATCATTGGATTTGCCAATAACTAGTGAACCAAAGAGAAATTCCTCCTCCACCTCCACtacttcatcttcttcagcctCTTCTTTAAGGAAAACAACGACGTTCGGAACCAGCAGAACCTCTAAAAAGCAAGTGAAGTTTTCGTTCATGTCAATGCTGATCtcaattgataaattttgtGAAGTATCACATCCTCACTTTAGATTTGGTTTCCAGGTAGCCATTGCATTGATGTTGGCTTCTTTCCCGATGTTCATCCCAAAGACAAGACAGTGGTACATAGATTACCGTGGTACCTGGATTGGTTTCGTTTGTATACTTTGTTTGGAGCCTTCCGTAGGGGGTACCTTTTGGGTCTTCTTTCTTCGTGCTGTAGGAGTCATCTTCGGAGCAGCTTGGGGATATTTATCTTATGTTGCTGGTGTGAATCAAACCAATCCGTATTTGGAAACCGTCATCACAGTTTTCGGAGCCATTCCTGGGTTTTACTATTTACTTGGTACACCCTATGTGAAGGCCGCaatcattgaaattattaGTATTTACATTGTTATGCTTGCAGCAATCCTCCCCTCCCAAGATGATATACTGACGAGTTTCGCCAAGAGATGTTTGGCTGTCGGATATGGTGGGGGAGTAGCATTGATAGTCCAGGTGTTTTTCTTTCCGTTGAAGGCACGAGAGCAATTAAATGAAGAGATTTCATTTGTTTGTGGTTGCATATCTGAGATGGAACTTCTATACGCCACTGGACTGGAAGGGGAAGAAGTCGCCAACAGTATGAGCGAGAgcaaataccaaaaaattgaaaaaatatcaaaaagtGCTAAAGAAGCATTAGCGCGTGCTACGGCTTACAAAGGATTGACCAGACAAGAGCCGAGATTAAAGGGCGAATACACCGAATTGGAGAACGTTTTCACTCAAGTTATATTCATCCAGAAGCAAATTATAGAGAGGATAGATACGATTTCTTTACTGAGAAAGCAAAATGGTAGTGTAgttgttgaagaatttaACAGTGCTGTCTACCCATACCGACGCCAAATGGTGGGAAGTATTTCTTGCCTGATGAGAGCACTTCAAGAAGCTTTTATAAATAAAACCCCATTGCCGCAATTTTTACCTAGTGCAAGAATTGCTCATAGAAGGTTGATCAATAAGGTACGTCAAACGTTGCGGATCAAATATCCTGGCCAAATTTCAAGCTTAACtgatgaaacaaaaaatctgaATAAAGGAGGTTATGCTGGTtacgatgatgaagaaaacgaagatAACGATGGTttggtgatgaagatgaataGGAGATGGCAAGGGAACACTAGGGCTAGCCCTCACGAATACGTCCTGAAGGAGAAGTTTTTAAGTTGGAACGCATCTAGTGCTGCATCGGAAGAAATAATTGAATACATTGAAGAGCTGTTGAACTTGACTAAAATTTTGGTGGGTGTGAACGAGTTTAAGTACGGATTTTTATCTCGTCCACTTTATGAGGATTGGGCTGCAGAGGCGGTTACAGGTTTCGACGATTTCATAAACGGGAAGAGCAAACCTAAAAAAGCATGGCGTAATACAACTCCGTTCGATGGTACTTCAATTATTTCGGAGGGAAATGAAAGTTTGCAaagttcaaattcaaacgAATCTCAAATTTCCCCTGATTCCACAAGAAGTTATGAACCCGAACGTCCTATGGCATACGAACAGAATGATATTTCAACAGCTTTAAATCTATCGCGGATTGCTTCTCATAAAGCAGGACAAAACTCAGAAGGTCTACCAAAGACATTTAGGAAT
- the FLC3 gene encoding putative flavin adenine dinucleotide transporter (similar to Saccharomyces cerevisiae FLC3 (YGL139W) and FLC1 (YPL221W); ancestral locus Anc_6.241), whose product MKFLQTCKLWSLIAQITLFASKIGLAEAKRKLVATSLVTCMENSQLSANSFDVVFNPDDKSLHYDLDMSTQIDSYVFADIDVYAYGFRIITKNVDLCSVNWKQFCPVHPGNIQIDSIEYISSKYVNEIPGIAYQVPDIDAYARVRITNNVSDYLACIQIYFSNGKTVSQIGVKWATAVVAGIGLLLSAILSTFGNSTAASHISANTMSLFLYFQSVVVVSMQHVHRVPPIAAAWAENLVWSMGLIRISFMQRIFRWYIESTGGTPSLYLTSTSMSVLAQRSWDYLMKFPLIKRATNVLYGNANTLIFRGIKRLGYKMGIENTSIVCTGFTFFVLCGYVLAGFIIVVKCCVELSIRLGWIKKTRFWEFRKQWKTILKGALLRYIYIGFVQLTILSFWEFTERDSAAVIVVACLFILLSCGLMLWAAWRTVFFARKSVAKYNNPAALLYGDEYVLHKYGFFYTMFNANHYWWNIVLLSYIFVKSLLVGFAQASGQTQVLFMFILDLIYFVAIIYYKPYLDRPTNIMNILIATVTLVNSFLFMFFSDLFNQSYKVAAIMGWIFFIMNAAFSFILLLMILAFTGMILFSKNPDLRFKPAKDDRTSFQRNTMKPEGTVNKSVANELLALGNVANDHNDNSDYESNDTGMNDELKQGQDEATPTTATSSDDNRLTLSEKILSKFTRPKANNASIEVLRDETSKQQTFPHNLTNLSRENLSTLGSKSYPGHTRSQSDANNGLINTFEEEDTSSTTDPFHDSTEGDLLDSSSSDGGFRSQNFVRDDSINSLGNNQQPLRKPPGFFDEGFM is encoded by the coding sequence atgaaatttttacaaaCCTGCAAACTATGGTCATTAATTGCGCAGATAACATTGTTTGCCAGTAAAATAGGTCTGGCAGaggcaaaaagaaagctaGTGGCGACGTCATTAGTCACATGTATGGAAAACTCTCAACTGTCAGCAAACAGTTTTGATGTTGTTTTTAATCCGGATGACAAGTCTCTACACTATGACCTTGATATGTCAACCCAAATTGATTCGTACGTTTTCGCTGACATCGATGTTTACGCATATGGTTTCAGAATTATCACTAAAAATGTTGATCTTTGTTCAGTCAACTGGAAACAATTTTGCCCCGTGCACCCAGGTAATATTCAAATCGACTCGATTGAATACATCTCTAGTAAGTACGTAAATGAAATCCCTGGTATTGCTTACCAGGTCCCGGATATCGATGCATATGCAAGGGTTAGAATCACCAACAATGTAAGCGATTACCTGGCATGCATTCAAATATACTTTTCCAATGGAAAAACTGTTTCTCAGATTGGTGTGAAATGGGCGACTGCGGTGGTGGCGGGGATTGGTCTCCTGCTGTCTGCAATCTTATCCACTTTTGGTAACTCTACCGCCGCTTCACATATTTCCGCCAACACAATGTCGCTTTTCCTATACTTCCAATCGGTTGTGGTGGTATCCATGCAGCATGTTCATCGAGTGCCACCCATTGCTGCTGCTTGGGCGGAAAACTTGGTCTGGTCAATGGGGCTAATCAGAATCTCATTCATGCAAAGAATTTTCCGTTGGTATATCGAGTCTACTGGTGGTACGCCTAGTCTTTACTTGACCTCGACTTCTATGTCTGTTCTGGCTCAAAGAAGTTGGGACTACCTGATGAAATTTCCTCTAATAAAAAGGGCCACTAATGTTTTATATGGTAATGCAAATACACTGATTTTCAGAGGAATTAAAAGATTAGGATATAAAATGGGGATCGAAAATACATCCATCGTTTGTACCGGTTTCACCTTCTTCGTTTTATGTGGCTATGTGCTTGCCGGGTTCATCATAGTAGTTAAATGCTGCGTGGAATTGAGTATCAGACTAGGTTGGATTAAAAAGACAAGGTTTTGGGAATTTAGAAAACAATGGAAAACAATCTTAAAGGGCGCTCTATTAAGATACATTTACATTGGTTTCGTTCAGTTGACAATTCTCAGTTTCTGGGAATTTACTGAGAGAGATTCTGCTGCCGTTATCGTCGTTGCATGCTTATTCATTCTTCTGTCGTGTGGATTGATGCTTTGGGCTGCATGGAGAACCGTTTTCTTTGCTAGAAAGTCTGTCGCAAAGTACAACAATCCAGCAGCCTTATTATATGGTGATGAATATGTTTTACACAAGTACGGGTTCTTCTATACAATGTTCAACGCAAATCATTACTGGTGGAACATTGTTCTTTTGTCCTacatttttgtaaaatcaTTATTAGTTGGGTTTGCTCAAGCTTCCGGCCAAACTCAAGTTCTTTTCATGTTTATATTGGATTTGATTTATTTCGTCGCCATCATTTACTATAAGCCCTATTTGGATCGTCCAACGAACATAATGAACATTCTAATTGCTACGGTTACTTTGGTTAATTCCTTCCTATTCATGTTTTTCTCGGATCTGTTCAATCAAAGCTACAAGGTAGCTGCTATTATGGgatggatttttttcattatgaATGCTGCATTCTCattcattttattattgatgatattggCGTTTACTGGTATGATACTTTTCTCAAAGAACCCTGATCTAAGATTTAAACCTGCAAAGGACGATAGAACTTCCTTCCAGAGGAACACTATGAAACCAGAAGGTACTGTTAACAAATCTGTAGCGAACGAGTTGCTTGCTTTGGGTAACGTCGCAAATGATCATAACGATAACTCGGATTACGAATCAAATGATACTGGAATGAATGATGAATTAAAACAAGGGCAGGATGAGGCTACTCCTACAACAGCCACATCAAGTGATGACAATAGACTTACATTGTCAGAAAAAATACTCAGCAAATTTACAAGACCAAAGGCCAACAACGCAAGCATAGAAGTTTTGAGAGATGAGACTTCCAAACAACAAACATTTCCTCATAATTTGACAAATCTCTCACGCGAAAACCTATCAACCTTAGGCTCCAAATCATACCCAGGACACACAAGGTCACAATCAGATGCAAATAATGGCTTAATCAatacttttgaagaagaagatacaAGTTCAACTACTGATCCATTTCACGATTCTACAGAAGGAGACCTTTTAGATTCATCGAGCTCAGATGGAGGATTTAGGTCCCAAAACTTTGTTAGAGATGACAGTATAAATAGTTTGGGAAATAACCAACAGCCACTAAGGAAACCTCCTGGGTTTTTTGATGAAGGCTTCATGTGA
- the SKDI07G1220 gene encoding uncharacterized protein (similar to Saccharomyces cerevisiae YGL138C; ancestral locus Anc_6.240), with the protein MCNFQQLFFLFLLNSLLTGTFVEGKDSPHGQDGCRFEDQNFQTEFLLNVIKENKLENLREEYEQYKKQSTLYTGFVIEKQYEYQVAPFRINNFLKVTFCKGGKRVWYETLPSQEDLDWTEPLCVPPVENDAMSQNRSTCFKFARVQKYTQRNVTLYFPNKLVGFLFVCNSSEESSSTKEPYETIPLTPIISDNIRDYKTSWTSKGTVTKVVPYLHTLSIPMAKYETLVAPDNCQPDELENKSLNSEFLRGYKSLGKFRNKGISWLNEIDPMEKYESLDSENVGNFREKLDKALNKIGQKIEKPHAALMRAINGRSGDPNNRGMTRRKYLKKKISKMLRNKIPLKS; encoded by the coding sequence ATGTGCAATTTTCAACagcttttcttcctttttttattaaatTCTTTGTTAACAGGCACTTTCGTTGAGGGGAAGGATTCACCTCATGGACAAGATGGTTGCAGGTTTGAAGACCAGAACTTTCAGACggaatttcttttgaatgtcatcaaagaaaacaagcTGGAAAACTTGAGAGAAGAATATGAACAATACAAAAAACAGAGTACTTTGTATACAGGGTTTgtaattgaaaaacaataCGAGTACCAAGTGGCTCCCTTCCGAATCAACAACTTTCTTAAGGTAACATTTTGTAAAGGAGGTAAACGAGTTTGGTATGAAACCCTTCCTTCCCAAGAAGATTTGGATTGGACTGAACCGCTATGCGTTCCGCCTGTAGAAAACGACGCTATGTCTCAGAATCGTTCTACATGCTTCAAGTTTGCACGGGTACAGAAATACACGCAAAGAAACGTTACACTCTATTTCCCCAATAAACTCGTTGGGTTTCTATTCGTTTGCAATTCTTCAGAGGAGTCCTCTTCAACTAAGGAACCTTATGAAACCATCCCATTAACGCCTATCATATCTGATAATATTAGAGACTACAAAACCTCTTGGACATCGAAAGGTACAGTTACCAAAGTTGTTCCTTATTTACATACTTTGAGCATTCCTATGGCCAAGTATGAGACGCTTGTTGCCCCAGATAACTGTCAGCCCGAcgaattggaaaataaatCATTGAACTCAGAATTTTTGAGAGGCTATAAAAGTTTGGGTAAGTTTAGGAACAAAGGAATATCTTGGCTAAATGAAATAGACCCTATGGAAAAATATGAGAGTCTTGATAGCGAAAATGTCGGAAATTTTCGTGAAAAGCTTGATAAGGCATTAAATAAAATTGgacaaaaaattgagaagCCTCATGCCGCGTTGATGAGGGCAATAAATGGACGTAGTGGAGATCCTAATAACAGAGGCATGacgagaagaaaatatttgaagaaaaagatctCAAAAATGctaagaaacaaaatacctttgaaaagttga
- the SEC27 gene encoding coatomer subunit beta' (similar to Saccharomyces cerevisiae SEC27 (YGL137W); ancestral locus Anc_6.239) — protein sequence MKLDIKKTFSNRSDRVKGIDFHPTEPWVLTTLYSGRVEIWNYETQIEVRSIQVTETPVRAGKFIARKNWIIVGSDDFRIRAFNYNTGEKVVDFEAHPDYIRSIAVHPTKPYVLSGSDDLTIKLWNWENNWALEQTFEGHEHFVMCVAFNPKDPTTFASGCLDRTVKVWSLGQSTPNFTLTTGQERGVNYVDYYPLPDKPYMITASDDLTIKIWDYQTKSCVATLEGHMSNVSFAVFHPTLPVIISGSEDGTLKIWNSSTYKVEKTLNVGLERSWCIATHPTGRKNYIASGFDNGFTVLSLGNDVPTLSLDPVGKLVWSGGKNAAASDIFTAVIRGNEEVGQDEPLSLQTKELGSVDVFPQSLAHSPNGRFVTVVGDGEYVIYTALAWRNKAFGKCQDFVWGPDSNSYALIDETGQIKYYKNFKEVTSWSVPLHSVIDRLFSGALLGVKSDGFVYFFDWDNGTLVRRIDVNAKDVIWSDNGELIMIVNTNSGGDEASGYTLLFNKDAYLEAANSGNIDDSEGVDGAFDVLYELSESITSGKWVGDVFIFTTATNRLNYFVGGKTYNLAHYAKEMYLLGYLARDNKVYLADREVHVYGYEISLEVLEFQTLTLRGEIEEAIENVLPNVEGKDSLTKIARFLEGQEFYEEALNISPDQDQKFELALKVGQLTLAHDLLTDESPEMRWRSLGDASLQKFNFKLAIEAFTKANDLESLFLLHSSFNNKEGLVTLAKDAETVGKFNLAFNAYWIAGDIEGAKDLLIKSERFSEAALLGSTYGLGDNEVNDIVKKWKENLILNGKKAVSERVSEAEKLPSSSNSADAQPLIDLDSTPASKQAQGNDSTETEEGEFEESNAEEAEEDKLLEQQQQQQQQQQQPEQEEEEEEKEEEEVPEPEEEES from the exons ATGAAGCTGGACATAAAG AAAACTTTCAGTAATAGATCCGACAGAGTCAAAGGTATTGACTTTCATCCAACTGAACCATGGGTCTTGACAACCTTGTATTCTGGCCGCGTTGAAATTTGGAATTACGAAACACAGATTGAGGTCAGATCCATCCAAGTCACCGAAACTCCTGTTAGAGCAGGTAAGTTtattgcaagaaaaaactggaTAATTGTTGGGAGTGATGATTTCAGGATCAGAGCCTTCAATTATAATACCGGTGAAAAAgttgttgattttgaagcCCATCCAGACTATATCCGTTCCATCGCTGTACATCCAACAAAACCTTACGTCTTATCCGGTAGTGACGATTTGACAATCAAGCTATGGAACTGGGAGAATAACTGGGCTTTAGAACAAACCTTTGAGGGTCATGAACATTTTGTCATGTGCGTAGCATTCAATCCAAAAGACCCCACCACATTCGCTTCCGGTTGTTTAGATAGAACAGTTAAAGTTTGGTCATTAGGACAATCAACGCCAAATTTTACTTTGACCACAGGGCAAGAAAGAGGTGTTAATTATGTTGATTATTATCCATTACCTGACAAGCCTTACATGATTACTGCGTCGGATGACCTAACTATAAAGATTTGGGATTACCAAACAAAGTCATGCGTAGCCACTTTAGAAGGCCATATGTCCAATGTTTCCTTTGCTGTTTTCCATCCAACCTTGCCTGTCATAATTTCTGGTTCTGAAGATGGTACTTTGAAAATCTGGAACTCTTCTACCTACAAAGTGGAAAAGACTTTGAACGTTGGTTTAGAAAGAAGTTGGTGTATCGCCACTCACCCAACAGGCCGTAAAAACTATATCGCATCCGGGTTTGATAATGGGTTTACGGTTCTTTCCTTGGGTAATGATGTACCAACTTTGTCGCTTGACCCTGTCGGTAAGCTAGTATGGTCAGGTGGTAAAAATGCAGCTGCTTCCGATATTTTCACTGCTGTTATAAGAGGTAATGAAGAAGTCGGACAAGATGAACCATTATCTCTGCAAACTAAAGAACTGGGGTCTGTTGACGTTTTCCCTCAATCTTTAGCCCATTCCCCAAACGGCAGGTTTGTCACAGTTGTTGGGGATGGTGAATACGTTATCTATACAGCTTTAGCTTGGAGAAATAAAGCCTTTGGTAAATGTCAAGATTTTGTCTGGGGCCCTGACTCCAATAGTTATGCCTTAATTGACGAAACTGGCCAAATTAAATACTacaagaatttcaaagaagttACGTCATGGTCTGTTCCATTACATTCTGTCATTGATAGATTATTTTCAGGTGCCTTATTAGGTGTCAAATCTGATGGCtttgtttatttctttgactGGGATAACGGTACACTGGTTAGAAGAATTGACGTAAATGCAAAGGATGTAATTTGGTCCGATAACGGTGAGTTGATTATGATCGTCAACACCAATAGTGGCGGTGATGAAGCCAGCGGATATACATTGTTATTCAACAAAGATGCTTATCTTGAAGCGGCAAATAGCGGTAATATCGACGATTCGGAAGGTGTCGACGGAGCATTTGACGTATTATATGAATTGAGTGAGTCCATTACATCGGGAAAGTGGGTTGGTGATGTTTTTATCTTCACTACAGCAACTAATAGACTAAATTACTTTGTTGGTGGTAAGACTTACAATTTAGCTCATTACGCAAAGGAAATGTATCTCTTGGGCTACTTGGCACGCGATAATAAAGTATATTTAGCTGACAGAGAGGTGCATGTTTATGGTTACGAGATATCTTTGGAGGTTCTGGAGTTCCAAACATTAACTTTGAGAGGAGAGATTGAAGAAgctattgaaaatgttctCCCAAATGTAGAAGGTAAGGACTCTTTAACAAAGATTGCTAGATTTTTGGAAGGTCAAGAATTTTATGAAGAAGCATTGAATATCTCTCCAGACCAAGATCAAAAATTCGAACTAGCTTTAAAAGTCGGTCAACTTACATTAGCCCATGATTTGTTAACAGATGAGAGCCCCGAGATGAGATGGAGATCCTTGGGTGATGCCTCTCtacaaaaattcaatttcaagCTTGCTATCGAAGCTTTCACAAAGGCAAATGATCTCGAATCTTTATTTCTATTGCACTCATCTTTTAATAACAAAGAAGGGTTAGTAACTTTAGCTAAAGATGCAGAAACAGTCGGTAAATTTAATTTGGCCTTCAATGCTTATTGGATTGCCGGTGACATAGAAGGTGCTAAAGATCTTCTAATCAAATCTGAGAGGTTCTCTGAAGCTGCCCTCTTAGGTTCTACATATGGTCTGGGGGACAATGAGGTTAACGATATCGTTaagaaatggaaagaaaacTTGATACTTAATGGTAAAAAAGCTGTATCGGAAAGAGTATCTGAAGCCGAAAAGTTACCAAGTTCCTCCAATTCAGCAGATGCTCAACCACTAATCGACTTGGATTCTACTCCAGCATCAAAACAGGCCCAAGGAAACGATAGCACCGAAACTGAAGAAGGTGAATTTGAGGAATCCAATGCAGAGGAAGCCGAAGAAGACAAACTCCtagaacaacaacagcaacaacagcaacaacaacagcaaccagagcaagaagaagaagaagaagaaaaagaagaagaagaagtacCAGAACcggaagaagaagagagtTAA
- the MRM2 gene encoding 21S rRNA (uridine2791-2'-O) methyltransferase (similar to Saccharomyces cerevisiae MRM2 (YGL136C); ancestral locus Anc_6.238), translating to MLLVYSRIRNNVPFSLCRICIRYNSNSQNRWLNRQLGDPYTKEAKVQNLRSRAAFKLMQIDDKYRLFNKNKSNRRILDLGYAPGAWSQVAQQRSSSNSMILGVDILPCEPPHGVNSIQANILAKRTHDLIRLFYSKHFQLNRRDELHENHGYFQNMLEEELTHLKDTELYREIFTSDDNYDISNTNSTLKEREKFPVDVIISDMYEPWPQTTGFWNNITNQAYFRMANTSGLSIRDHYQSIDLCDAALVTAIDLLRPLGSFVCKLYTGEEENLFKKRMEAVFNDVHKFKPDASRNESRETYYIGLRKRRNIDKLKVFGN from the coding sequence ATGCTTTTAGTGTACAGTCGTATCAGAAATAACGTTCCGTTTTCTTTGTGTCGAATATGTATACGATATAATTCTAATTCACAAAATAGATGGCTGAATAGGCAACTGGGAGACCCATATACAAAAGAGGCCAAGGTCCAGAACTTGAGATCCAGAGCTGCATTCAAGCTTATGCAAATCGATGATAAATACcgtcttttcaataaaaacaagTCAAACCGGAGAATACTGGATCTTGGGTACGCCCCGGGAGCGTGGTCCCAGGTGGCACAACAAAGAAGTTCATCCAATTCTATGATATTGGGTGTTGATATTCTACCTTGTGAACCGCCGCATGGTGTGAACTCAATTCAGGCAAATATACTGGCGAAGAGAACTCATGATCTAATACGACTGTTCTATTCAAAGCATTTTCAATTGAACAGACGCGACGAGTTGCATGAAAACCATGGTTATTTCCAGAATATGCTCGAGGAGGAACTGACTCATTTGAAAGATACGGAATTATATCGTGAAATTTTCACTTCTGACGACAACTACGATATTTCGAATACGAATAGCACTTTAAAAGAACGGGAGAAATTCCCAGTTGATGTAATTATAAGTGATATGTATGAACCCTGGCCCCAAACGACCGGTTTTTGGAATAACATTACTAATCAAGCTTATTTTAGGATGGCAAACACATCTGGTCTCAGCATAAGAGATCACTACCAATCCATTGATTTGTGTGACGCCGCGTTGGTTACGGCGATAGATTTACTGCGGCCCCTAGGTTCCTTCGTTTGCAAGCTATATACTggtgaagaggaaaatttgttcaaaaagagAATGGAGGCAGTTTTCAATGACGTCCATAAGTTCAAGCCTGATGCCTCTAGAAATGAGTCAAGAGAAACGTATTATATCGGATTaaggaagagaagaaatataGATAAATTGAAAGTGTTTGGTAATTGA